Genomic window (Streptococcus porcinus):
TCTTGGAGAAAATACACAGAAGACACAGCTAAAAGATTACTGGAAAGTAATTAAAGGTAATAAACCGTTACAAGTTCTTTCTATAGCTGCCGCTTTAGTAAAATTCACTGTTCAATTCTTTGGTGATTCTGTTGTTATGGTAATGCTCTACGGTATCCTATTTGGTAATTATGCTTTATCAGGACATTTTTCATTGCTCTTTGTTATTCCAGGAGTGCTCCTAAATATTGTGATTTCAAACATTGCTCGTAAAAAAGGTTTACGGTTCTCTTATATTAAATCATTGCAATTAGCTTTAATCTCACTTCTTGCATTTGGTGTAGTACTTTACTTTGGTAAGCAAGGGTCTTTAAGTTTAACGAATATTAATCTTTACACAGTTTGTTTCATTATCACTTATATGTGTGCTCGTTATATTAGTCAAGCACCAGCAGGACTTGTTTTAACTATGGGTGCTGATATCTCTGACTATGAAACTTCTGAGTCAGGACGCTATGTTTCTGGTATGATAGGAACAATTTTCTCGCTAACAGATTCTATCGCATCATCTTTTGCACCAATGGTGGTCGGTGCGATTTTAGCCACAATTGGTTTCTCTAAGGCTTATCCAACAATGGAAACACCTTTGACACCTGAGTTAAAAATGGCTACAATTATCTTATTAGTAGGTATTCCATTTATCTCTTTATTAGTAGCTTTAGTATTGATGAAATTCTATAAACTAGATAAAGAAGAAATGGTTCGTATTCAAGAAAAAATTCAAATCATGAAATCAGCTTCAAGTGATGAACGTGTTAAAGCAATTGCTAAAAACGTTCCGTTAACTGATATGGATTATGTCGATGTGACTCAATATCCTATTGATAAAGATTAGTTTACTGGAACAGCTGTGCCGATGGTGCTGCTGTTTTCTTTTTTTGAAGAATAATTAGGGAGTTTTTATGACAAAAGTACTTTCTTTGGGTGAGATTCTGCTGAGATTAAGTCCACCACAATATCAAACCTTAACCCAAGCTAATCAGTTAGATTGTCAGTTTGGAGGCTCGGAGTTAAATGTCTTAGCAACGCTGGCGCAATTAGGTCATGATGTTTCTTTAATTTCAGTTATTCCTGATAACGACTTGGGACGTATGACAGAACAGTTCTTGTTTTCAAAACAAATTGGGCAGGAATTTATTATAAAAAAAGGTGACCGCCTTGGTTTATATTTCTACCAAAAAGGTTTTTCAATCAGATCTAGCAGGGTAACTTATGATCGTAAATATTCCGCTTTTTGGGAAAGTCGTTTGACAGACTTTGATTTCGAAGCAGTTTTTAAGGACGTAGATTGGTTTCATGTGTCGGGGATTACACCTGCTCTAACAGAGGAATTATATTCTATTACTGAATTTTTGATGAAAAAAGCACAATCGCTAGGGGTAAAGGTATCATTTGATTTAAATTTTAGAGCTAGTTTATGGGACTCTTTTCAACAAGCTCGTCAAAAGCTATCATCACTTATACGCTTCGCTAATGTTTGTGTCGGCATTGAACCGATTGTTCTAGAGGGTGAAAATAAAGACTTGAAAGATGAACTAGGTTTGGCGAGGCCATATTGTGATGAAAAGCTCTTACTTCATATAGTGAAAGAAATTGCAAATAAATATCAGTTAGAATCGATAGCTTTTACCCAGAGAGAAAGCACTCATACTAATGAATACCAATTGAAAGCATTTCTCTTTCAAAATGGAACATTATATAAAACTGAGAAAACGGGTATTCAAGTGTTAGATCGTGTTGGAACTGGAGATGCTTTTACTGCGGGCTTAATCCATGGTTTATTAAGCAAAGGTCAACCACAATTAGCCCTTGAAACGGCTATGGCTTGTTTTAAATTTAAACACACTATTGAGGGTGATATTAACGTTGTTACTACTCATGATATTGAGCAACTATTATATTCAAACTCACATGAAATAAAAAGATAAGGAGAAAAAATGTTATATCCATTGTTGACAAAAACAAGAAGTGTTTATGATTTAAATGGAGTATGGAATTTTACTTTGGGGAGCCATGATCCAAAGACACTATTAAGTTCAGAGGAACTGATGGTTGTTCCTAGTTCCTTTAATGATGTCATTGTTGATACAGAAAAACGAAATTATATTGGTGATTTTTGGTATGAGCGGTTGGTAGATTTACCATCTGTATCAGATGCTGAAGAATTAGTAATTCGGTTTGGTTCAGTTACACATCATGCTAAAGTTTATGTTAATGGAACTTTTTTAGGAGAACATAGAGGTGGCTTTACTCCATTTGAAGTTGTTATTCCAGATGATTATTACCAAGAAGGTCAGATTAAACTTTCAGTTTGTGTTAATAATTGTTTAGACTACACGACACTACCTGTTGGTAACTATTCAGAAGAAGTCATTGAAGATGGCTCAATTAAAAAAGTAGTTAAGGAAAACTTTGACTTTTTTAACTATGCAGGGATTCATAGACCGGTGAAATTGATTGTTAGACCTAAAAATCATATTTCTGATATTGTCATTAACGCTGTTCTTTCAGATGATTTAAAATCTGCAGATATAGAAGTTACTATTAGTACTAGCAAGCCCATTGATTCCTATAAAATTAGCATTTTAGATGAGGATAAAAATATTCTTACGGAATCCTTAACAGGTCAGATTCATTTGGAACAGATTCGCTTGTGGGAAGTTCTAGATGCCTATCTTTATACGGCACGTATCGAAACGTTTTGTGATGGTAGTCTATCTGACGTTTTTGAAGAAACTTTTGGTTTACGTAAGATTGAAGTGAAAGATGCACAATTTTTAATTAACAATAAGCCTGTCTATTTTAAAGGGTTTGGAAAGCATGAAGATACCTTTATTAATGGGCGTGGCCTTAATGAAGCAGCTAATTTAATGGACTTAAATCTCTTAAAAGAGATTGGAGCCAATTCTTTTAGAACTTCGCACTATCCCTACTCTGAGGAAATGATGAGATTGGCGGATAGAATGGGGATTTTAGTTATTAATGAAGTGCCTGCCGTAGGCTTATTCCATAACTTTATGGCTTCACTTGATTTGGATGATAAAGATAATGGAACTTGGAATGTTATGAAAACTAAAGGAGCGCATGAACAAGCTATTCGAGAGTTGGTTAAGCGTGACAAAAATCATCCTTCGGTAGTGATGTGGGTTGTGGCAAATGAACCTGCGAGCCACGAAGAAGGTGCTCGCGATTACTTCAAACCTTTAGTTCAGTTATATAGAGAATTAGACCCAGAAAAAAGACCAGTAACGTTAGTTAACATTATGATGGCTACTCCGGATAAAGACCAGGTCATGGATCTGGTAGATGTTGTCTGCTTAAATCGCTATTACGCATGGTATGTTGACCATGGAGATTTGAAAAAAGGGGAAGCTGGGCTACGCAAGGAATTGCTAGCTTGGCAAGAAAAATTCCCTGAAAAACCGATTATCATGACAGAGTACGGAGCAGATACACTGCCAGGATTACATTCCTCTTGGGCTGTTCCCTATACGGAAGAATTTCAATCTGCTTTTTATGAGATGTCCCATAGTGTTTTTGACAGCATACCAAACTTAGTTGGTGAGCAAGTTTGGAATTTTGCTGATTTTGAAACTAATTTGATGATCTTACGTGTTCAAGGAAATCATAAAGGTCTGTTTTCAAGAAATCGTCAGCCTAAACAAGTCGTCAGAGATTTTAAAGAACGCTGGAAAGCTATTCCTAATTACCATTACAAAAAGAAATAGTGTACAATAGAAATAGGTAAATGAGAAGAGGTGATGAAATGGCTAGGCCCTTAGTAGAACAAGCGGCGGATCGCTTAATGCATTTGATACTAGAGCGGGAATATCCTATAGGTGCTAAACTTCCAAACGAGTATGAATTAGCCCAAGATCTTGATGTTGGAAGAAGTACAGTACGTGAAGCCGTTAGAAGTCTTGCTGCACGAAATATTTTGGAGGTTAGACAGGGTTCGGGTACTTATATTAGTTCCAAAAAAGGCGTTGCAGAGGATCCTTTTGGTTTTGCATTTGTTAAAGATCGTGTAAAATTAACAACTGATTTATTTGAATTACGCTATCTGCTGGAGCCGCGGATTGCAGAAAGAGCTGCACAATTTGCTGATGATGAGGATATTAAACGTTTAGAAGAAGTTGTCTATGCAATTGAAGAAGCATTGGAGGCAAATGATCCAATCCATCTTGAATTAGATGTCAAGTTTCATAGTATGATAGCAGAAATGAGTGGCAATATTGCAGTCTCCAGTTTAATTCCAGTTATTAACCAATCTATTCAAATCATCAATGAAGACTATACAAATCGTCAGATGAAAAAAACAAGTATTGAAGCTCACCGAAATATTTTAAAGGCCATTCAATCAAGGCATCCTATAGCTGCGTACGATAGCATGATGTCTCATGTTCTTACGGTTAGACAGTCGGTGTTGAATGATTGGTTTGATAAGAAAATTGATATTCAAGGTTTACCATCCTCTAAAAAGTGATAAATAATGAAAAGAAGATTAGTTCATCTGATCTTTTTTTCTTTTTTTAAA
Coding sequences:
- a CDS encoding MFS transporter; this encodes MEKTIEYREEVVSYNRAKVWELVLFALNNASTNIYLFTFMFVTYFSTGILGLAAIFVSQIMGYIRIFDGFIDPAIGIVIDKTETKFGKYRPILILGNVITALSLIFLLALSNVDQNIRFPLFVIVLIIHKIGYSMQQTVTKAGQTALTNDPKQRPIFNIVDAVMTTSLMTGGQFVVSSFLVPKFGNFTPQFFNALIYGTIIISAVLATLAVIGIWSKDRKEFFGLGENTQKTQLKDYWKVIKGNKPLQVLSIAAALVKFTVQFFGDSVVMVMLYGILFGNYALSGHFSLLFVIPGVLLNIVISNIARKKGLRFSYIKSLQLALISLLAFGVVLYFGKQGSLSLTNINLYTVCFIITYMCARYISQAPAGLVLTMGADISDYETSESGRYVSGMIGTIFSLTDSIASSFAPMVVGAILATIGFSKAYPTMETPLTPELKMATIILLVGIPFISLLVALVLMKFYKLDKEEMVRIQEKIQIMKSASSDERVKAIAKNVPLTDMDYVDVTQYPIDKD
- a CDS encoding sugar kinase — translated: MTKVLSLGEILLRLSPPQYQTLTQANQLDCQFGGSELNVLATLAQLGHDVSLISVIPDNDLGRMTEQFLFSKQIGQEFIIKKGDRLGLYFYQKGFSIRSSRVTYDRKYSAFWESRLTDFDFEAVFKDVDWFHVSGITPALTEELYSITEFLMKKAQSLGVKVSFDLNFRASLWDSFQQARQKLSSLIRFANVCVGIEPIVLEGENKDLKDELGLARPYCDEKLLLHIVKEIANKYQLESIAFTQRESTHTNEYQLKAFLFQNGTLYKTEKTGIQVLDRVGTGDAFTAGLIHGLLSKGQPQLALETAMACFKFKHTIEGDINVVTTHDIEQLLYSNSHEIKR
- the uidA gene encoding beta-glucuronidase: MLYPLLTKTRSVYDLNGVWNFTLGSHDPKTLLSSEELMVVPSSFNDVIVDTEKRNYIGDFWYERLVDLPSVSDAEELVIRFGSVTHHAKVYVNGTFLGEHRGGFTPFEVVIPDDYYQEGQIKLSVCVNNCLDYTTLPVGNYSEEVIEDGSIKKVVKENFDFFNYAGIHRPVKLIVRPKNHISDIVINAVLSDDLKSADIEVTISTSKPIDSYKISILDEDKNILTESLTGQIHLEQIRLWEVLDAYLYTARIETFCDGSLSDVFEETFGLRKIEVKDAQFLINNKPVYFKGFGKHEDTFINGRGLNEAANLMDLNLLKEIGANSFRTSHYPYSEEMMRLADRMGILVINEVPAVGLFHNFMASLDLDDKDNGTWNVMKTKGAHEQAIRELVKRDKNHPSVVMWVVANEPASHEEGARDYFKPLVQLYRELDPEKRPVTLVNIMMATPDKDQVMDLVDVVCLNRYYAWYVDHGDLKKGEAGLRKELLAWQEKFPEKPIIMTEYGADTLPGLHSSWAVPYTEEFQSAFYEMSHSVFDSIPNLVGEQVWNFADFETNLMILRVQGNHKGLFSRNRQPKQVVRDFKERWKAIPNYHYKKK
- a CDS encoding FadR/GntR family transcriptional regulator, which codes for MARPLVEQAADRLMHLILEREYPIGAKLPNEYELAQDLDVGRSTVREAVRSLAARNILEVRQGSGTYISSKKGVAEDPFGFAFVKDRVKLTTDLFELRYLLEPRIAERAAQFADDEDIKRLEEVVYAIEEALEANDPIHLELDVKFHSMIAEMSGNIAVSSLIPVINQSIQIINEDYTNRQMKKTSIEAHRNILKAIQSRHPIAAYDSMMSHVLTVRQSVLNDWFDKKIDIQGLPSSKK